Proteins encoded in a region of the Ziziphus jujuba cultivar Dongzao chromosome 3, ASM3175591v1 genome:
- the LOC132803126 gene encoding uncharacterized protein LOC132803126, whose protein sequence is MEAKTTFSHIAPPIFDGDNYQAWAIKMMVHLEALDLWEAVEEDYDVLPLPENPTIVQLKTHKERKTKKSKAKACLFSTVSSTIFTRIMNLQTAKAIWDYLRSEYQGNERTKNMKVLNLIREFEMLKMKETETIKDYSDKLLGIVNKVRLLGKDFSDERIVQKILVTLPEKYESKISSLEESKDLSSISLAELVNALQAQEQRRMMRKEESVEGAFQVKA, encoded by the coding sequence ATGGAAGCTAAAACAACATTTTCTCATATTGCTCCACCAATTTTTGATGGTGATAACTATCAGGCTTGGGCTATTAAAATGATGGTCCATCTTGAGGCATTAGATCTTTGGGAGGCTGTAGAGGAGGACTATGATGTTCTACCATTGCCAGAAAATCCAACGATAGTACAACTAAAGACTCACAAAGAGAGGAAGACAAAGAAGTCCAAAGCTAAAGCATGTCTATTCTCTACTGTTTCAAGCACCATATTTACAAGAATCATGAATCTACAGACAGCAAAGGCTATTTGGGATTATCTCAGAAGCGAATACCAAGGCAATGAAAGAaccaaaaacatgaaagtgcTTAACTTGATCAGGGAGTTTGAAATGCTGAAAATGAAGGAGACAGAAACCATCAAAGACTACTCTGACAAGTTGCTGGGCATAGTAAACAAGGTGAGGTTGCTGGGTAAGGATTTTTCTGATGAACGAATTGTACAAAAAATTCTTGTGACTTTGCCTGAAAAGTACGAATCTAAAATTTCTTCATTAGAAGAATCTAAGGATTTGTCAAGTATATCCTTGGCAGAATTAGTAAATGCATTGCAGGCCCAAGAGCAAAGGCGAATGATGAGAAAAGAAGAATCTGTAGAGGGTGCTTTTCAAGTAAAGGCATAA